ATCTGCCAAAATAAAGTCTACTACTTACAAAGCAACTGCTTGGGAATATGGGTTGAAAGGCAAGCCAAACACATTTGGATAAGCATTCAGGTATGTTTAAGTTCCTGAAAAGTATACAACTACTTAGAACTATTTGGAAGAAAATCCAGAACCAAAAAGTCTAgtttccccccttttctttattttaagataTGACCATGAAAAATTGAGTTCCACATTGCACACATTAGCTGTGTATTACTGAACACTTAATTTTTATGTTCTACTATCTATATTCCAAAGCAATGTTCAAATGGTAGTGGTTACTATGTAGagagtgtgtatatatatatatatatatatatatatatatatataaagtagaTATCTGAGAGGTTTAAAACTGCTTCAGAGCAAGAAATCCATCCTAATTTATATGATTTCTGGGTTATTCTCCACCCTTACCCACATCAATATCATCTGGATGAATGCTTGCATGGACTGGAATCCAAGAACTGAACTAAATTCCTCATTCCAGCAGCATTCAAAAGTTCAAGAGGAAAGAGAATTAACTGAAAGTCAAAATGCTTTAGGTATTTTTGGCACATGtgactttttctttatttaaaccTTGCATGACATATTTTCAGACTTACTGTCAGGTCTGTACCATGGCATAAAGAGCCTTGctgtcagctgcagcagcagaaagtgAGACTTCTGTAGTTTACAGTTCCAAACCTAGACTTAAACCATGACATGTCCATAAACACACATTCAGTCTAAGAAActgtaagagaaaataaataagcaaataaaagctGAGGAAAGATTCCTCCTGTGTGAAGAaaactcctcctgtttgttttaaacctgtCTCGTGTTACCATTTAATATCTCTTAGTTGTCTGTATTGCAAGACAAACTTCAGGCAAGTGCATACAAGGATGAAACAAGGAAGATCTAAACACCCCTTCTGTGCCATGCATTTTTTATAGACCTTACTCCATTCTAAgagatgttctttttttctagaaagaTTCTTAgcttatttacatttcttttacaTAGCTTTATCTTCCTTGCTGACCTCTGAAGCTTTCCCAGTTCTACTAGACTGAAAATAGATAGgtcagaactgcacacagtagcCAAAATCCTATTTCCCTGCTTCCTAGATGAAGTAATGGAAGAGTTGGGGGTTACAGGGGatggtgttttcttttgaatcaGGGTGTTCCAATAGCAGCATTGGCTAAAATGATTGTAACGTCATAATAACTCAAGATCTCCTACCACTCCAGAACGCAGCTGTAGTCATCCAGAATGCATCCTTCACTTCTGGAGAGTTCGCTCACAGTCTTAGATTTGCTGAGTGCTGGTCTTCTGCCGTGTCATCCAGATGTCATTTTTAGTTTGATCACAGACAATATACTGAAATGAAGTAGCTTATTATCTATCCCTGCCAGGAACAATATACTGTGTATACACACTTCACATAGTTATGGTTACCTGTATTTGGTGTTCTCAAGTTACACAAAATAGCTCCAATACAAAAAAGTCTATTTACTTAAAAGCTAGATCTCCAACGCAAAGCTATGTATTTCACTCATAGAAGACACAGGAAACGTCACTAACACATTTCTAAGCCAAAGCAGTAGGTTTAGCTGCTAAAAGACACAAAAGGGACTGAGCAAGGTCTTGGATCAACCTTAGAAGACTTGTATTGATGTGTATCTGCAGAAACACCACCCATGTTATACACGTTCCACATTGCTAGCTTACTTGGACAAATGACTGAGCTCTCGCTATGATGCTATtgtgaaacaaaccaaaaaagagGTCCATTCAGGATCTTTCTTCTCTTGGTACTAATCAGATAAAAGTGCAAGGAGATAAAATTTTCCCTGGAAAATTTATATTCCAGTCAAATTTTAATACCATTACTAATACTCTGGACCTTCCAGTTGCCAATACATGCACACATCTCTCCCAGGGGTTATTTCACTTCTAATGGCTTCAGAGGCTTTAATTATTGGGGGGGGATAATgtaagtattttatattttcttatatttaataactaaccttttcttctcccatccTATCTAAATTCTCTCTCATTTCTGTCACCCCATCATATTTTTATAAGAGGAGCATGAACATTTTATGAGATGCTATTTATTCCAACAAACTGTTTTGCACGTGTGCCTTGGGACCACCCATATCAGTTGCTTTTAAAGATTATTGGTAAGGTACTGGTTTGGTATGTGTTAGTTCTGGCATTTCAACAAACAGGAATATcttagtaatatttttattaattaggATAAATAATTCTTTGCATAACCTcttcaaaagcacagaaagctCTAGAAAAAAACTATTCAGCCAAATGGTGTCTGagccttccccccaccctgtaagaaagaaatggggCTTATGGTGCAAGACCTCTTCTAATCTGCTTTGAAGTTACCTCAGATCAATGCCTCTACAGAACAGCAGACCTCTCCAAGAGAGGCAGGCACTGTTTTTTCTGATCAATAGACCTCATACTGTTTCTTGCAGGATTATGCCTAATCCAAATGCATTCTCACAGGCAAAACATTAGAAGACTTAATCTAGGCATTATATCATCTTCATAAAAATCAACAGCCAACTTCCCCGcaaaaattatctttattttaaaagaaactgaaaccagacaacagaaaggaacaaagttACATACAGTGCTAGACAAAAACTACTATATACATCTTCCAAGAACGCTTGAATCAGATTCTGATATATGTTCTTCTAAAAGGTAAAATATCACATcattattaacaaaaaaaattaaatgtcaaCAATCTTTATAAGCTTATATTTTGCACTGTTTGGATGGCATTAGATTGGTAACTCGCCTTTTTCAACTCATCTTTAACACTGAAAGGAGAATGTGGACAAAAAAATTCCAAGTCAGAAGGCCCTAAAGAACGCAATGTCTGCTTTAAGGGCCACTATCAAAAGCTTGGAGGAAAGGCCGTCTTTTAAGTAAAAATCCCTCAACAACTCCCTGTTATTTCACTTTTCGGAAAAAAAAACTATGaaggcaggcaaaaaaaaaaaaaaaaaaggaagaaatatattaaaaggtTGCCCTCCTTAAGTTACATGGAAGTTCAGATTAAATAATCCTTTAGAAGATGAGTGTCTAGGAGTAGACACTATCTCATGACTCCAATCCCAAACTGTCTCCCACACAGCAATTCCTGAAGTACAGTGCACAAACCTCCGAGTAAAAAGGTGCGGTTGGATCAAAAATTATTCTGAGGCAGTTTGTTTAGcatgagaaggaaaattaatcaTATATGGCAAACAATACAAAAATGGGTATTCCTTATGATGTTGGGGTAAGCCATTTCTGAACCAGGAAACTAAGGGTGACGTTGAATACTTTAAGCTATAGACAGCACCTCTAAGGAGCTGAACACCATTCAGAATTAATTACCTCAGAACTGATGACACACAACACTAGGGCACTAAAGGGACCCTTTATTTCCATATAAAGCATAAACCAACAAGAAATCAGAGGAGTTCCATACAAAGAAGTGAATGTGCATAACTCATAGTGTAGTGTAGGATAGTTCTATTGCCTTAAAAGTTCTGCTAAGTACACtttattttccaattttaaGGAAGAGTCTATTCTAATATAGAAAGCTTCAGACAGAACTGAGTAGTTGCAGAGTAACTTCAAAATACATCCAGTCCTACATCCTCCTGCATATATCTAATCACacaacagattaaaaaattacatgttttgTAAACCAAGTAGAGTGTTAGAATTTTTGCACCTGTGAGCTTATTACCAAATGTTCACCCATTTGTCAGTGGATAATATTAAGAAATCCATACTAACATTTACGGCAATAAGATGACAATGCACGTAAGTGCTGCATGTTCTGAAAGGTAGTCAGTTTTAATTACCATGAATTGCTACCATCTATCATACCTCATCCTATGCAAGATACCACACCAGCTACCAATCCATAAACAATAATGTTTCACATACTTCATAGAGTAGCTTAAAACACATCATgatatgaaataatttgtattaCATAGTAATTTAATCCCTGGCCACAGGGTTAATGTTGGACAAAGTCTGGAAACTTTTTTCCAATTTGAATTACATACATTAACTTTGCCACACACCACAGCACTAATGCATGTATTACTTCAGACATGCTCTAAtttaaaattgaaacaaaaaagttGTTGCAAAAATACATGTCACCAATGTGGAACACATTCAAGATTGTATCAAAAGTACTGAACTGATATCCCAAAACAGGTATATTTAAGCAGTACATAAGGAAAGATTAGTTTTAATATGAAACAGTCATTTAAGTCACATACAACATGATAAGAAGCATgacttcctttctttaaaaatgttacacCAATACTTTTACTGCCAGGCaatgtttatttataaaatgaaaggGATATATTTAATGCAGATGTGTTATTGTGTTAAGTTGGAATAAAGACAAACGTTTAAAAGGTGCTACATTTGAACACCACTGATTTTGTGAAAATCTCAAACCATAAAGAGCATTTCACTTGCAAATATCATAGGCCCTGAACTCCAAACACTTTGAAACATTCTTGACTGCATACATGCAGTTCCACTGACTTTGAAGTTCAGCCTGAAAGATGTGATTATAAAGCCAGTTCTTAgattaaaaacttcagaagtCACAAAGTATACTATTCTTTGAGCAGCccccaaaattatatttttctttaagtagaGCAAACTTTATTACTTTTCTGTAGTCTCTTTCATCTGAAGATCTCAAATAATAAATAGGCTTCTGAACACCCTTTTGGATGTAAGCATTAGCCCGATCTTCTGAAAGAAGAGATTGAAGCACAAACAGTTAACCTGCTTGTCTCAAATTGTAGAATGGATTAGTaaaacagccagaaacaggattttttttatatctgcCCTCTAGCTTATATGCAGCACTGTTACTTACCCTGACaccaataaaacaaatattttaaagagcaaatgatatattttctcatttaaaactgGTCTCTGACAAAAAATCTAAGTGTTAAGGACAGTTCAATCCAGTTTACACCTGTTTACTTCAGCCAGGTTGGcggggggcacaggggacacGGGACACCCCATGACACATTTTGGGCAATATAGGCTGCATTTCTGACCATGACAAGGAGCTATTTAAAAAGGACACAGGCATTTCCCACAAAAATGTTAAGGTTTGTAAGATTTACAAAATCTCTGCAATATTTTTGGtgtacagcaccagtacagtcTAAATCACTAGTAATGAAAGAAGCACATGATAGTTCAATACAAATTGTTTTGTGTAGAGTATTACAAAAAACCTCACCTATTCTAAccagccctccctcccacccacccttCTATAACTAATTTCTAATTCTAATCAGCTGACATTTTCCTAGTACCTTACTAACAAAACATGattgttgtttttcctgtgcATACTTGAATGACTACTAGTCAATACGcgcagagaaaaacaaagtagAACCCTCTCTCTAGATAAAGAGCCCAGGTATGCCAAGAGAGTATCAGCAGGGCAGCATATTGGCTGGATGACTTTTGGAGATCCTAATCAGTCGTATCTCTATGATCAGCATGATAacaagtttggttttgttgctcattcatttttatttgaaacaatTGAATTTGCAAGTTAAGGAATGCAGAAAATTTACTGGGTTACAAACCCAACATAGTACCACTTcagaaaaactgaattaaattgTTAGAATAAGTTTCACAAATATCCAATTTAAGGCCTTATAAGATGATACTTCAGTTGATTTTAAGTTTGTAAGAACACTATATTTAAATTCTAATGTTTTGCTAGCTAATATAGAAAACACTTGCCAAACTTCTTGTAGGGTTGAAGAAGAGGTTAAGAAATACATGgctattttaaatacaatgtCTGCTCAAAAATGTTAAAACTTTAATTGGACTTCTGAGAACAAATGCCCCAAACACCTTCTCACAACAGGAATGGGGTATGGGAGTGGGAAAGCTATGGTGAGCAGCATGCTTGGGTAACAATATCATCACTGgagcttttgctgaatttttcaCGGagcaaaattttttatttcatttacattGCTGTAGGTCTGAACCAGCTCCACTACCTTCACAGTGCAAATTGTAGCAGAGATTAAATAGACTCCCAGAGGAACAAATCTATCTAAACAAGGTTTggtttaatttctgctttagaTACCAAAAGCAAGTTCTAGCATTCAGTCAGTCATTAGGAAAACTACTGAAGAATAAATCTCCCTAATAACCATTGtgcttggttgtttttttttaaatatgacaCGACTAACAAAATAAGATAACATTTAGTCTCTGtactaaataaagaaaatagtgaTAAATACAGAAGTTCTGGATCTGCCTTACACTTTCTTTACATCTCCATACAGGAAATCCTCAATATATGAATTGTGTCATTTACACTTTAgacattatttcctttttcctgatgTGAGGCAAGACAAAAAAGGAGGGCAATACTGCACGTTCCCCGTAAAACAGTATATAAAACttagcacttttaaaataaaacaaggacaGTTATGTAGATCTGCACAGTATCTTCCAGGAAGGTACCACAGTAGAGcccatttaaaaatcaaacacaatGGTGACTTTAGCAAACAGGCCTTACTTTTCACTCATTAGCATAGCTTACCATAAAAACTACCTCTATATATAGATGGCTGTATTCTATATAGGCTCCTACATCACTCATCACCACAGACCTGAACAATTGATCACATTAAGGAACACGACTAGTACCTGTAATGCATGACATATTATTTAATTGCTGACTGTTTAAAGACCAAGTTTCCAGCACAGTGGTGAGTATTAAAGGCAGTCTGTTATTACAGTGCCACCTTTTATTAAGTTAAAACACCACTCTACAGAAACACTCATGTTTCAGCTGCATATCCAACTTTATCACACTGCTAAGGCTGAAGTCTTCAAGGTTAGATGTTTCCCcccattataaaaataaagcgGGGGGTATTTTTGTGATCAAGAATAAAATCAAATTACCCATATTAAAACAGAATTCTTAGCACCACACACGAAGCTCTAATGCCATTCACACTTGTCAGTAGGATATCAAGTTTAGCTAAGAAGCTCCCAATGTGAGCTAAACTCACCTGATgtgaaagctgtatttttcttcaccCTAGATTTCCCACCCCCTCACTGCAAGACTGCCTGAGGCAGTGGTGGGAATTCAGTTTTAACACTTTGCTGGCCAAATTATCTTGTGATTCAGAGCCTGTGCTGAGCACACCCCATTGCCTTGCACCCTCCTTCAATGCCAAGTGGACTGTGTAAGCTCAGGATGATTGAGCAGGCTCTAGCTGAAAGCCGTAGAAGACAGGCAGGACTTTTCCTGCACTAGTTCATTCACATTTCTCAGGCAGTACTGTGGTGGGATACTAGAACCGTCAATGAGAAAGGATGAGAGAGAGGTGCTTGACTGCACAACTGTGACAGATGCAGAGACTGTATCCTTATGTATGTGCTTAAGATAAATGAATTGAGGTTACATATGCAACCCTAGTTTTGGTATTCTCTAGCTTTAAAGCACTGGATGTCATAAACTTGATATGCTCTTTTTCTGACGTAATCATATTTTGTAACTATTTCCAAATACTGCAAGACCTAGCAAGAGTCTTCAGCAAGTATTTGCTGAGAAGTCAAAAGAGATCATTGCCTCTTCAAGGAAATATAAATGTGTAAGAGTTAGCAGATTTCGTTGTGTTACTAAGCACAAAGCCACAAATTTCTATATAGTGTGTTAATACTTTACttcaaaaataggaaaaagcaCATACAAAATTCTCTGTATTTAccctaaaataaaaactattagTACTGCACATTCATTCCTCCATGTCATCTCCACTatattcaaagaaataaaatctatgGTTACTTGCAAATAAAGTACCACTAAAACCAAGCAATAAATGCTAGTGTTAGTTAACACATTAACGCTAGCAAATTAGGGGCTATTCATACAGGCACATTTTTGCCTCTGATAAAATTGCCAATGCACATCTTACTTCTGATCAGTTGTCAGTTATGTTTTACAGtttaatcagaaacaaaaaaatactccatcctgtaaaatatttgtacACATAAAACTAAGAGTACAAAAGCTGAGATGGAAGTTTATGAATGAAAACAATTACggaaaaaaagatgacagcAATCAACTACAACTGATTGTCTGCAAAAAGTGAAATACCCAATTTGTAACCAAATCTTCATAGCAAGTATTTCAACCACTACCACCAATTCACATGATTAGCCATCTGTATTCAATGCAGGTGGACCTGCGGTCTCTCTTGTACGCATTAACTGGACATCTTTGTCAGCCATGCAAGTATCACAACCCCACACTGCTGATGCTTCTGCTGTAAGAAGGCCGTAAGCTGACTCAGTCATACCTGTACAGATCCGATGAAACCATTTTTGACAAGAGGCTTCACACAGGATGGCATCCTGGTCATCATTAACTTCATGTGTACAAATTCCACATGGATAGACAGGTTCAGAGGATGAGTGACCATGACGACTGGGATGAAGGggtgttttgctgcttttttcagaGTTGCATCCTTCAGCAGTACCTCGAGGCTGGCGGGACTTACTCTGAGTCCCATTTGAATGACCAGCATTAGTGTTATCAGCACTATTAGAATGGCTATTATCCTGATTTACCACATTGTTTCGAGTAACATTTTTTAAGTCGCTGTTACCTTGACTTACAATGTCCTCTGTCCTGTGATGATGCTGATGAGCAGCGGTGTTCTGGATGGATGCTTTGCTTGCACCTTGACTCAATTCTTGCTTTTGTGCTGATGATTTTGTCTGGTTGTATGTGTTTGGTGGAGGAACAAAAGAATGGTTTGACTCTAGCTGAGAATTTGG
This sequence is a window from Phalacrocorax carbo chromosome 7, bPhaCar2.1, whole genome shotgun sequence. Protein-coding genes within it:
- the PYGO1 gene encoding pygopus homolog 1, whose product is MSAEQEKDPIALKRSRGGDSGLDGLGGPGVQLGSPDKKKRKANTQGSSFPPPSEYAPPPNPSSDHLVAANPFDDNYNTVSYKPLPSGNPYFSNPGYPGFGGYNTFRMPPHVLPRVSSPYGGSYSLRNQPHPLPQNPVGMGFSRPHSFSFGPHDNPGFGNQPPYSSGQINQNVSIPGQHFRPNPGENFGHSGQIPHPDMPSNFGPGNNPNFPNSQLESNHSFVPPPNTYNQTKSSAQKQELSQGASKASIQNTAAHQHHHRTEDIVSQGNSDLKNVTRNNVVNQDNSHSNSADNTNAGHSNGTQSKSRQPRGTAEGCNSEKSSKTPLHPSRHGHSSSEPVYPCGICTHEVNDDQDAILCEASCQKWFHRICTGMTESAYGLLTAEASAVWGCDTCMADKDVQLMRTRETAGPPALNTDG